GGAATATTATCTACTTTCTTTAATCCTTTTGTTGTTGTAGAAACAGAGATTTTATCAATCAAACTTTCCACATTGCTTTTTGTTAATCGAGTATCCACCTGTCTAAAGGTCTCAATAACAGATTGAAGCATTTCTTTTGCGTTTTCTTCTTCTTTTTGATATAAATTTTGATGAATCTCACTCATTAAAATGGCAGAAGAAAAAAGAAAAAAAAGGAAAAAAGTAATCGTTAAACGAAACCCCCACTTCCAACGAATGGATTGGGGATTTCCTTTTCTTTTATTTGCCATAAAATCAATCCTATCCAACATTTTGGGAACGCATCACATAACCAGTTCCACGAACAGTTTGAATATAACTATCTTTTCCAGTTACATCTATCTTATTTCTTAAGTAACGGATATATACATCCACTACGTTTGTTTCAACTTCTGATTTATAGCCCCAAACTTTGTTTAAAAGAACTTCTCTTGATAAAACAACGTTAATATTTTCCATTAAGATTAATAGAAGTTCATATTCACGTTTAGTCAATTCAATTTGTTCGTCTCCTCTACGTACCACTCTGTTTTCTTTTTCAATTACTAGGTCGCGGTAAGTAACGGTTGTTTGTTTTACTTTACGTTGTTCTTCTTCAATTTCAATACGACGCAGTAATGCCCGGATACGTGCCAATAATTCTTCAATTGCAAAAGGTTTTACAATATAATCATCTGCTCCATGATCTAATCCTGAAACTCTATCGATGACAGAATCACGAGCAGTCATAATGATGATAGGAGTATTTTTCATTGGGCGGAGACGACGACACACTTCAATTCCATTTAATTCTGGAAGCATCAAATCTAATAGGATTAAATCCCAATCTGAATTTAAGGCTGCTTCCAAACCAGTGCGACCGTTATAACAAATCTCAGTCTCATATCCTTCATGCTTTAATTCCAATTCAATAAAACGAGAAAGGTTTTTTTCGTCTTCAATAATCAATATACGTTGGTTTTCTATTTTTTCCATAAGTTTCTCCCTTTTTCTGTCCATTATCCAGCTATTTTGAGTTGCCATTATTCTCTCATCTTATTTTAGCATATTTATAATGAAAAGCGCATCTGATTCTGTAAATAAATAGGAAAACAACTTAATAGCGGTATTCTTTTTCTATTATATGAATCTATCATGCTTTTAATATCAAAGAAAAACCCCCTCCCATTAAGGACTTCCTACTCACGTAAACATGCTTAGAAGTTTTTAAAGGTGGGGGAAATTCTATTCAATTCAATCGTTTGTTAGTCTTCTTTTGTTTCTACTCCCTCTTCCCATTCAAAATGGTACGAGCCAGTTTTATCAGTACGCTCATATGTATGTGCTCCAAAGAAGTCACGTTGAGCTTGGATAATGTTTGCTGGTAATGTTTCTGCACGATAAGAATCAAAGTATGCAATAGCAGAAGAGAATGTTGGTACTGGAACTCCTGCTAGTACTGCTGTTGAGACAACTTTACGAACGGATTGATTGTATTCTTTAGTAATGGCAACAAAATAATCATCTAATAAAAGATTTGCTAATTCTGGTTTTTTATCATAAGCATCTGTTATATTTTGTAAGAAGGCTGCTCGGATGATACATCCCGCACGCCAAATTTTTGCAATTTCACCATACTGAAGATCCCATTCATTTTCTTCACTTGCAAAACGTAATTGGGAGAACCCTTGTGCGTAGCTCATAATTTTACTGAAATACAAAGCTTTACGAATATTTTCTAAAAATTCAGCTCGATCTACTTCAGGTAACTCACCTTCTACTTTTGGAAGGATTTTACTTGCTTCTACACGTTCTGTTTTTAAAGCAGAAATAAATCGTGCAAAAACTGATTCTGTGATTAACGGTAGCGGAACACCTAAGTCCAAAGCACTTTGGGACGTCCATTTACCCGTTCCTTTATTTCCAGCACGGTCTAGAATAATATCTACCATTGGTTTTCCAGTTTCTGGATCATATTTAGTAAGAATGTCTGCTGTAATCTCAATGAGGAAACTATCTAATTCGCCTTCATTCCACTCTTTAAATACACCAGCAATTTCTTCCACACTCATGTTTAAGAAGTTTCTCATTAAATCGTAGGACTCTGCAATCAATTGCATATCGCCATACTCAATTCCATTATGTACCATCTTCACATAATGACCTGCACCATCGCTACCCATATAAGTAACACATGGTTCGCCATCTTCAGCTTTTGCTGCAATTTCTTTCAAAATAGGAGCTACTAAATCGTATGCTTCTTTTTGTCCACCCGGCATAATAGAAGGACCCTTCAATGCGCCCTCTTCTCCGCCAGAAACACCTGTACCTATAAAGTTGATTCCTGAATTTTCTAATTCTTTTGTTCGACGAATTGTTTCTTTATAGAACGTATTTCCTCCATCAATCAGTACATCGCCTTTATCAAGGTGTGGAAGTAAAGATTGAATCGTTTTATCAGTTGCGTCCCCTGCTTTAACCATTAACAAAATTCTTCTTGGTTTTTCTAAGGAATTTACAAACTCCTCTATAGTAAATGTAGCAACTAAATTTTTATCAGGATTTTCTTCTACTACTGCTTCAGTTTTTGAACCTGTTCGATTATAGATGGAAACCGTATAACCTCTGCTTTCAATATTAAGTGCAAGGTTTTTACCCATTACGGCCATTCCAACAACTCCGATTTGTTGTTTAGACATATTTAATACTCCCTTCATAATAAACACATTCTCTCATAAGGTTAATCCTAACAAAAAAGCTTCTAAATAGGAAGCATCTCGTACTATTTTTGCCGCATAATCTAGTAAAAACTTTCTGATTTTATACGACTTAAAATATATTCATTTTACTTCTAGTCAAATTTATTGTAAACTTATCCATGAAATCTAATAAAGGTGGTAAAATTTGTGAGCAAAAACAAAAAATCAACTACATCCAAATTTAATAAAATGTCAAAAGTCGTTATTTGGATCATGCTATTCGCCATGGTCGGTAGTGGCGTTCTTACTGCTCTTTACTCTTTATTTATTAATAAGTAAGGATCACCATATAAAAATTCTATTGTAATTCTTAAAAAAAACTGCCCTTTTTTTAGGCAGTTTTTTTTATTATGAACCTTTTTTTATTTTTCCATCCCAATTATCGTAGCCGCCCTTAAGAATGTAAATTTGCGTATATCCATTCTTTTTTAAATGAGCAGCAGCTCGTCCACTAAGAGATGTTCTTTGGTCATAAAGATAAACAGGCTGATCTTTACGAATTTCTGGAAAACGTTCTTTGAACGCTGTAAAAGCAATGTTTCTAGCTCCTAAAATATGACCTGCTTCGAATCTCGGTCTCTCACGTACATCAATAACTTGTACTTTCCGAATATCTTTGCGGAATTCTTCAGAAGTAAGAAATGTTGCGGCATTTCTTCTTTGAAAATAACGAAAAAGTTGATAAATACCAATCCCAGCTATTATTACCCACAATAAAATTGTGATGATTTGAAGAGCGTTCATATTTAAACATTCATCCTTTCTACTTCTACCATCTATATTACACAATTTCCTCAATCTTTTCTACTACTTTTAAGAAATATAAAGTCAGAATGGCAAAAAAGAGGTAAGAACAATCACTAGATCGCTCTCACCCTTTTCTACTTTTATGCGGAATGTGTTTGGTTTTGTTTTACTAAATATCCTGCACCGATCACACCTGCATCATTTCCTAGTTCTGCACGACGAATTTTTGTTGTCTTTCGTACATTTGGAAAAGAATGTTCCTCAAAATAATGGCGTACTTGTTCTATTAAAAATTCACCCGCATTTGATACGCCGCCTCCAATAACAATGTATTGAGGATTCAGCATATTTCCAATATGGCTACAAGCAAGCCCCAAGAAATAAGCAAAGCGATCTACTACCATCTTTGCAAATTCATCTTCTTCTTTGGCTTGATCAAAAACAACTTTTGCACTAATTTGTCTTCCATCATCAATCATATTTTTTAAAGTAGAATCTCCAGCAAATTCATCTGAGTGTTTTCGCGCTAAATTAAGGATTCCTGTAGCACTTGCTACTGTTTCCAAACAGCCTCTTTTACCGCAAGAACATTCAAATCCGCCTGGATCGATTGTGATATGTCCAATCTCTCCACCTGAGTCAGCAACACCATGAACCAAACCTCCATTAGCAATGATTCCACCACCAACTCCTGTACCTAGTGTAATAAACACAACGTCTTTATTATCAGCACCGGCACCTTTCCACTTTTCACCTAATGCTGCTACATTTGCATCATTATCAATAAAAAAAGGAATCTGCAAAGCGTTCTCAATCGTTTTCTTTACTTCTTGTTTCTTTTTCCAGTTCAGATTGAATGCTCCGGTAACGGTACCTTTTATTCGATCAACTGCACCTGGAGAACCCATTCCAATCCCTACAAAATCAGTAGCATCCATTTGATACAAATCCAAATGATGATGAACAGATTCAATAATATCGGGCACAATTTGTTTCCCACCATCTAGAGTGTTTGTCTCAATACTCCATTTTTGTTGAACTTCTCCTTCTTCTGTCAAAATTGCGAGCTTAACAGAAGTCCCACCTAAGTCAATTCCTAAAATTTTCTTTGACAAATAGAACGCCTCCAAAATAAAATGTTGTTTGTATTAGTATAGCAAACGTAAGCGTGTATAGCCTATAAAAATTAAAAGAATAATGATTCCTACATAAGCTGCTCCCGCACCTATCCTTTTTTTATTTAATGGTCCAGCATAACGTGGAACGGATATAAATAGTGCGGAGAGTGCACCACCTATAGCCCCACCTAAATGACCCCAATTATCAATAGAAGACGAGGTAAGTCCCGTAATGAAATTTAATACGATTAAAATCGTAAATCCTTGTGCCATATGACGAATCGCATAATTATCTGGATACATTCTTCCTAATACAATCGCTGCTGCAAAAAGACCAAATAACGAAGTACTTGCTCCTGCAGAAAGAGAATTTGAAAAAGCAAAGCTCATCACATTCCCCATGATCCCGCCTAAAAGATAGATGATTAGAAAACGAAAGCTTCCATAAATCCTTTCAATTTCTGCTCCTAGAAAATACAAAGTAATACTATTCATTAGAATATGTGTGAATCCTATATGTAAGAACATAGGAGTAATAAATCTCCAATATTGACCTGCTACAATGGCAGGATTAAATTTTGCTCCAAAAAAGATCAAGGTGTACGAATTTGTACTTCCACCGGAAAAAGTCATCAAAATAAAAACAATAATTTGAATGGCCAAAAGAAGATACGTCATGTTTGGGTTTTTACTGGAAAATTTACTTCTTACATTTAATTGTTTCATAGAAGCACCTCCAAATTTTAATGATTTTCACAAATGGTTATTCAAAAGCTATCAGTAGTTTTTGTACAGGAATATCAAATGATTCTGTTAAGGAACTCGTTTCTTGTTCTAATTGGAAAGGATACAAGATAGAAATAGTTTTACCCGTGTAAGAAGCTAAATAACGATCATAGTATCCGCCACCAAATCCAACCCGATATCCCTTGTCAGAATAAGCAAGTCCAGGTACGATAATTAAATCGATTCGTTCTTTTTTTATCTCATCTTCACGATTTTCTGGTTCCCATAATCCAAAACGACTCTGTTTTATTTTTGTTTGAGGACTATACACATAGAAAGATAATTTTCGGTTCTTCCCACTATAGGGAATGACTAACTGTTTTCCATCATCCCAAGCTGCTTGAACAAGCAACTCTGTGTCTACTTCAGGAAAGCGAGATAACGTAACTGCAATCGTCTGTGCTTGCTTCCATTCATTGGTTTCTTTTAATTGTTTTAACAAGCTTTTATTAAAGTTTTCCCTAGTTTCTATCGGAAGCTCTTTTAACTGTTTGAGAATAATAGCTCGTAATTCTTTTTTATCCAAGTAAGGATTCCTCCTTCATTATAGGGGTTTTGAGATAAAAAAAAACAACAGGAAGGACCTGTTGTTATTTTACTTCACGGTGTAAAGTGACACGTCTTTCACGTGGACAATATTTTTTCTCTTCCAAACGATCTGGATTATTGCGTTTGTTTTTCTGAGTCAGATAATTACGCTCTTTACATTCTGTGCATTCTAAAGTAATGTTTACTCGCATTATTTATACCTCCAAACATAAAAAAATTGAAGATTAACTTCCATCTTCTGCATTTTGAATTGTATCATTAATAAGGATGATAATCCAGCTTTAATTTACAACTGTTTCTAGTATACACGCTTTTAGAGAGAAAAAAAGAGAAAAGTTGCTGTTGCACAAATTTTGTCAATTCATTAGAATGTAGAGAGACAGAAAAAGAAAGGAATTGAGGTGAATAAAATGGAATTATGGATGATTGTAATCATTCTTTTAGCGATTGCCATTATACTCTTGTTTATATCTTTCTTCTCAAAAAATAAAGATAGTGCAATGACTGCCGAAATAACAGATTTTACGCTCCAAATGACGAAAGACCTACGTTCCTTGAAAAAAAGAGTTGTTGAATTAGAAGAGGCTTCTGGAATTACGGTTCCTCAAGAAGAAGTCACGGGGCCTAAGAAAATAAATGAATTAACAAAGCAACAAACGATTAGACTTTATGAACAGGGAAATACTTTTGATGAAATTGCAGAAAAACTAGAAATACCTGAAACAACCGTACAATTGATTGTCGATAATCATTTAGAAAATTTACAATAAACAATCCCCCCATCTGTTTTAGAAAGGAGAAGCAATGAATAAAGATAAACTGCGTTTCCTAGCCCTTGGATTTTTCGTAGCTGCGCTCATTTTGGCTAGTTTCCAATTCATACAAGGTTCGTTATTTGTTACAGAGTCTGACAAAGTCGACTACAAGCAAAAATATGAATCTCTTTCTACTGAAAATGAACAATTACAACAAGATGTTAAGACCCTTGAATCTAATTCCGTACAATCTACTGAAAGTACTGATTCTGAAGATCCTTCAGAATCAACCAATGGTACATCAGAATCGATTATTTTCATTATAAAAGAAGGAGAACCTTCTTCGGTTGTTCTAGAAAACCTCATACAAGAAGGACTGATTACCGATTATGAACTGGCTCAAACCTACTTAATCGAGAACCAAAAACTCACAAGTATTCAATACGGATCCTATACTCTTTCCAAAGATATGGGTTATCAAAAAGTACTCGATATTATTACGGCTCATTAACTAATTCTATTTATTTTTATAGTAAAAAAACTTCCTAATTTTTTAGGAAGTCTTTTTTTGTACTTATTTATTTTCAAAATAAACATCAATTACTTCTTTTGTAATTCGAGTTGCAGGTGCGTTGTTTTCTTTTAAATAAGGAATAATTACAGCTACCGCAATTTCTGGATCGTCAAATGGTGCATATCCTACAAAAGCAGAGTTAGTTGTAGTTTGATTTTTAAGTTCGGGTACTTCTCCTTGATACACGGATTCTCCTGTTCCTGTTTTACCGGCAATCCCAATACTGTCATTTACACCAAAAACACTAGTAGAAAAAGCAGTTGGGCTATGAGTAACTTGCCACATGCCTTGTTGTACTCTCTTAATAGCCTCTTGTGAGACATTCAATTGATTCATGACCTTTGGATCTATTGTTGATTCAATAGCCCCGAGAGACCCATTTTCATCGGTTCCACGAATCTCTTTCACGAGCCGTGGAGCATACCTTGTTCCATTATTTGCAATGGTTGCTATATATTGGGCAAGTTGTATAGGCGTATAATTATCAAATTGACCATACGCTTCATCTAAAACTACACCTGCTTCAGGAGGAACTCCTAAATATCCTTGCGACTCACTAGGTAAATCAATTCCCGTTTTTACACCTAAACCAAATTGAGAATAATAGGAACGTAACTTAGCCAATGTTTCATCTTTATCAATCATGATAGGCCCTTTATATTCGTATGTATTTTGTCCCCCCATCAACATAGCAATCTTTACCATATAGATATTGGAAGATTTTTCCAAGGCGATAATATCGTTGACAGGAATTTGATTATTTGTAACTTGATTGAATAAAGAAGATTTTTCCTCCGTACCTTGAAAAGTCAAAGGTTCATCAATCAAGGTGTTGTCTGTCAGAGTAATAACTCCATCCATGTAACCCGCAAGGACCGTTGCCCCTTTTATGGTCGACCCCATAATAAAGTTTTCATTTAGTACGCCATGGACACTATCGACTACTTCTCCTGTTTTATAATCAATCTTTTTACCAGTCATCCCTAAAACATCACCATTTTTAGGGTTAAGAGTTACAATATAGATTCGGTCATTCCATTCATCTTCTTCACTAGTTAAAAAATCAGTAGCAATTTGCTCTATTTTTTGCTGATAAGGAATATCAACGGTCAAAATTAAGTTGTCGCCTTTCTTTCCCTCGTATGTTTGGGAAGTAGCCACTGTTTCACCATTCTGATTTGTCGTCATTTCATATTGAGCTTTTGTGCCACGTAGAACTGTTTCGTATTGTTGTTCTAAATAGGCATTTCCTACGCGATCGTTCCGTGCGTATCCTTTAGCTAGATAGGAAGCTATCTCCCCACTTGGTAATCCTGATTTTTCAGATGTCACTCCACCTAAAATCGTACTTAATAGATCACCATATGGATAAATACGTTGCCAATCTTTCGAAACTTCTACACCGTTTAATTTAGAAAGGTTTTCACTAACAATCGCAAGTTCAGATTCACTTACCTCTATATTTTTTATATTGATCGTCGTTAAGGCAGCTGCACCATTCATACTTTTAAAGATAGCAGCTGCTTGTTTTTCAGCATCAGTTAAATCAATATCCTCATCTGTAATTTTCTCGAGTTCAACCGTATATAATTCAGAACCGGGAAGTAATTTCTCTTCATCCGATAGTCGTTCGCGTAATGCTTCTAAATGAGTAGCCGCCCAAAAATCTTTTAAATCTCTTTCTGTTAGACTACTCGTACTCACTTTAATCATACTTGATAAGGTCTCAGCAGTCTTTGCCATTGTTTCAGCAGAGTCATTCGCTCCTCTAGTATATGTAATAGAGTGTTGGGCTTGATTTCCTACCAGTATATTTCCATTCCGGTCATAGATAAGGCCACGTGGAACGGTTTGTGATACAGCCGTTGTCTCCGTTCTTCTAACAATTGCTTCAAATTCTTCTCCGCGAATGATTTGCAAGTAACCTAACCGGGCAACAATAGTTGAAAAGAGTAAAAAAACAATAAAAAATAATAGATTCAGACGGAAAGGGATGTGAGAATTATTTTTTCTACTTTGTTGTTTAAAATTTCCCAATGTCTACACTCCTATGTTATAAAATTCAATACCTCATTATATCAAAATAAGATTGATTTACAATGAGGCTGGAAAGGATTAGACCACTGAGAGCTCCACAAAAAAATGCATTTTAAATTTAAATATGTTACTTTTGTATATATATTCTTTCAAACCAACCATTTATAGATGTAGGAGGATCCTGTTTATGTTTCCATCATTCTCAAAACCATTTTCTCGTAAAATGTTACTATTTGTTTCGTTCTTGTTACCATTTGTCATCATTTCTATCATATATGCATCAATTGGTGTCTATCCATTTGGTAAACAAACATTACTAACTGTCGATTTAGGACAACAATACGTTGATTTTTTTAGCTATTATAGACATACCTTGCTTCATGAACCTAGTGCCCTCCTCTACTCATTTACAAAGGGAATCGGCGGTGAAATGGTTGGTCTCTGGTCTTATTATTTAACAAGTCCTTTTAATTTAATTCTTTTATTTACTCCTCAAAGATATCTTCCGGTTGGTGTAACGTTACTAATGATTTTAAAAATATCTTCTGCAAGCTTATCCTTCGCTTACTTATTAATTAAAAAATTTGAAGGAAAAGGTCTTCTGGTTCCTACTTTTTCTCTGGCTTATGCCATGATGGGATTTGTAATTGCCAATCAGTTAAACGTCATGTGGTTAGACGGTTTAGTATTTTTACCTCTCATTATATTGGGAGTGGAAAAATTAGTAGATGGAGAAAGTGGTTTATTTTATAGTATCATGCTTGCAATCATGCTTTTTTCTCACTACTATATCGGATACATGATTTGTCTTTTTGTAGTCTTATATTTTATTTTTGCACTCATAAAGCAAGAAAAAACAAGCGAATGGACTGTATCGAAAAAAATCTACCATTTCTTTTCTACTAGTCTTCGTTTTGCATTTTTTTCTATATTAAGTGCAACTCTTTCTGCTTTCATCCTGTTACCTAACTTTTTCTCATTAATGGGAGGAAAAGCCAGTTATATTAATGAAACTGTTGATTGGAGTCTAGATTATCCTTTTTTAGAAGTTCTATCTAAATTCTATATTGGTTCTTTTAATTTTGATCAGATGCCATCCGGTCATCCGAATCTTTTCATCGGAACACTTGCACTCGTTACATTTCTTTTTTACTTTTTTAACCAGAATTTTTCTAAAAAAGAACGGATTGTCTCTTTCTTCA
The Jeotgalibaca sp. MA1X17-3 genome window above contains:
- a CDS encoding DUF4044 domain-containing protein — encoded protein: MSKNKKSTTSKFNKMSKVVIWIMLFAMVGSGVLTALYSLFINK
- a CDS encoding ROK family glucokinase translates to MSKKILGIDLGGTSVKLAILTEEGEVQQKWSIETNTLDGGKQIVPDIIESVHHHLDLYQMDATDFVGIGMGSPGAVDRIKGTVTGAFNLNWKKKQEVKKTIENALQIPFFIDNDANVAALGEKWKGAGADNKDVVFITLGTGVGGGIIANGGLVHGVADSGGEIGHITIDPGGFECSCGKRGCLETVASATGILNLARKHSDEFAGDSTLKNMIDDGRQISAKVVFDQAKEEDEFAKMVVDRFAYFLGLACSHIGNMLNPQYIVIGGGVSNAGEFLIEQVRHYFEEHSFPNVRKTTKIRRAELGNDAGVIGAGYLVKQNQTHSA
- a CDS encoding rhodanese-like domain-containing protein, producing MNALQIITILLWVIIAGIGIYQLFRYFQRRNAATFLTSEEFRKDIRKVQVIDVRERPRFEAGHILGARNIAFTAFKERFPEIRKDQPVYLYDQRTSLSGRAAAHLKKNGYTQIYILKGGYDNWDGKIKKGS
- the rpmG gene encoding 50S ribosomal protein L33, which produces MRVNITLECTECKERNYLTQKNKRNNPDRLEEKKYCPRERRVTLHREVK
- the gndA gene encoding NADP-dependent phosphogluconate dehydrogenase; protein product: MSKQQIGVVGMAVMGKNLALNIESRGYTVSIYNRTGSKTEAVVEENPDKNLVATFTIEEFVNSLEKPRRILLMVKAGDATDKTIQSLLPHLDKGDVLIDGGNTFYKETIRRTKELENSGINFIGTGVSGGEEGALKGPSIMPGGQKEAYDLVAPILKEIAAKAEDGEPCVTYMGSDGAGHYVKMVHNGIEYGDMQLIAESYDLMRNFLNMSVEEIAGVFKEWNEGELDSFLIEITADILTKYDPETGKPMVDIILDRAGNKGTGKWTSQSALDLGVPLPLITESVFARFISALKTERVEASKILPKVEGELPEVDRAEFLENIRKALYFSKIMSYAQGFSQLRFASEENEWDLQYGEIAKIWRAGCIIRAAFLQNITDAYDKKPELANLLLDDYFVAITKEYNQSVRKVVSTAVLAGVPVPTFSSAIAYFDSYRAETLPANIIQAQRDFFGAHTYERTDKTGSYHFEWEEGVETKED
- a CDS encoding 5-formyltetrahydrofolate cyclo-ligase, which codes for MDKKELRAIILKQLKELPIETRENFNKSLLKQLKETNEWKQAQTIAVTLSRFPEVDTELLVQAAWDDGKQLVIPYSGKNRKLSFYVYSPQTKIKQSRFGLWEPENREDEIKKERIDLIIVPGLAYSDKGYRVGFGGGYYDRYLASYTGKTISILYPFQLEQETSSLTESFDIPVQKLLIAFE
- a CDS encoding penicillin-binding protein 2: MGNFKQQSRKNNSHIPFRLNLLFFIVFLLFSTIVARLGYLQIIRGEEFEAIVRRTETTAVSQTVPRGLIYDRNGNILVGNQAQHSITYTRGANDSAETMAKTAETLSSMIKVSTSSLTERDLKDFWAATHLEALRERLSDEEKLLPGSELYTVELEKITDEDIDLTDAEKQAAAIFKSMNGAAALTTINIKNIEVSESELAIVSENLSKLNGVEVSKDWQRIYPYGDLLSTILGGVTSEKSGLPSGEIASYLAKGYARNDRVGNAYLEQQYETVLRGTKAQYEMTTNQNGETVATSQTYEGKKGDNLILTVDIPYQQKIEQIATDFLTSEEDEWNDRIYIVTLNPKNGDVLGMTGKKIDYKTGEVVDSVHGVLNENFIMGSTIKGATVLAGYMDGVITLTDNTLIDEPLTFQGTEEKSSLFNQVTNNQIPVNDIIALEKSSNIYMVKIAMLMGGQNTYEYKGPIMIDKDETLAKLRSYYSQFGLGVKTGIDLPSESQGYLGVPPEAGVVLDEAYGQFDNYTPIQLAQYIATIANNGTRYAPRLVKEIRGTDENGSLGAIESTIDPKVMNQLNVSQEAIKRVQQGMWQVTHSPTAFSTSVFGVNDSIGIAGKTGTGESVYQGEVPELKNQTTTNSAFVGYAPFDDPEIAVAVIIPYLKENNAPATRITKEVIDVYFENK
- a CDS encoding response regulator transcription factor, translated to MEKIENQRILIIEDEKNLSRFIELELKHEGYETEICYNGRTGLEAALNSDWDLILLDLMLPELNGIEVCRRLRPMKNTPIIIMTARDSVIDRVSGLDHGADDYIVKPFAIEELLARIRALLRRIEIEEEQRKVKQTTVTYRDLVIEKENRVVRRGDEQIELTKREYELLLILMENINVVLSREVLLNKVWGYKSEVETNVVDVYIRYLRNKIDVTGKDSYIQTVRGTGYVMRSQNVG
- a CDS encoding helix-turn-helix domain-containing protein, which encodes MELWMIVIILLAIAIILLFISFFSKNKDSAMTAEITDFTLQMTKDLRSLKKRVVELEEASGITVPQEEVTGPKKINELTKQQTIRLYEQGNTFDEIAEKLEIPETTVQLIVDNHLENLQ
- a CDS encoding rhomboid family intramembrane serine protease, encoding MKQLNVRSKFSSKNPNMTYLLLAIQIIVFILMTFSGGSTNSYTLIFFGAKFNPAIVAGQYWRFITPMFLHIGFTHILMNSITLYFLGAEIERIYGSFRFLIIYLLGGIMGNVMSFAFSNSLSAGASTSLFGLFAAAIVLGRMYPDNYAIRHMAQGFTILIVLNFITGLTSSSIDNWGHLGGAIGGALSALFISVPRYAGPLNKKRIGAGAAYVGIIILLIFIGYTRLRLLY